A window of Maioricimonas rarisocia genomic DNA:
AGACGGGGCAAAACGCGCAAGGGAACACTGTTGTGTCTGCGCGGTGACCGGTACAATGCGGCGGTCGTTTCTCTCGACCATTCGTGCGGCTTCTCACACGGATGCGATCTTCATCCGGGAGGTGTCTGCTCCGCGATCTGCATCATTTCTGGCATTGTCGACAACACGGATTGAGCCACAAGACGCATTGATCTGCGGACCGGAATGCTCCCCGTAACCGTATGGAGGGAGGTGGCTGTCGATGACTGACAAACGCAGGCAACGTCCAGACGATTCGGCATTCAGCCGCCGGTCGTTTCTGAAAGGATCCGGGGCGGCCGTCGCTGCTACCGCGATCACGACGCAGGCCGAAGACGCTCTCGCCCAGCAGGACGACAAACAGGTCGTCTCTGGTTCGACGAAGATTACGCTGCAGGTGAACGGCCAGTCGCATGAAGTGACGGTCGAGCCGCGTACGACTCTGCTCGAAGTTCTTCGCGACCAGCTCGATCTCACCGGCTGCAAGGATCTCAAGGACGTCCACGTCGACGGGGCCGACACGGTGATCGTCGACGGAAAAGCGACCTACGCCGGCACCATGCTCGCATTGCAGGCCCGCGGCAAGGAGATCCGCACGGTCGAATCGCTTCGCAACGGCGACGAGGTCGACGAAGTTGTCGACGGCTTTGTGCGTCACGATGCCATGCAGTGCGGCTTCTGCACGCCCGGCTTCGTCATGGCGACCCGCGCTTTTCTTGATCGCAACCCGGGAGCCTCGCTGGAAGAGGTCCGCAAAGGGCTGGGGGGGAACATCTGCCGCTGCGGCACCTACGACGGCATCACGCAGTGTGCGATGGAGCTGGCAAAGAAGGGAGGTGCATGATGGCCGAACGAACCGTCAGCTGGAAACCACGCGGTGAGAATCATCTGCTGGGAACCGAGGTCGATCGTCTCGACGGCATCGCCAAGGCAACCGGCACCGCCAAATACTCCGCCGACATCAACACTCCCGGGACAATTGTGGCCCGGCTGCTCACCAGTCCGCACGCGCATGCGACGATCAAGTCGCTGGACGTCTCGGCAGCGAAGAAGGTGCCCGGGGTCCGTGGGGTGTACGTCTTCCCCAGGCGGGAAGCCGGGTACGAGATCAAGTACGAAGGGGAACCGCTTGTTGCCGTCGCCGGCGACAATGACGGTGCGATCTCCGACGGTCTCGAAGCGATCCGCGTCGAGTACGAACCGCTCGATCA
This region includes:
- a CDS encoding (2Fe-2S)-binding protein, producing MTDKRRQRPDDSAFSRRSFLKGSGAAVAATAITTQAEDALAQQDDKQVVSGSTKITLQVNGQSHEVTVEPRTTLLEVLRDQLDLTGCKDLKDVHVDGADTVIVDGKATYAGTMLALQARGKEIRTVESLRNGDEVDEVVDGFVRHDAMQCGFCTPGFVMATRAFLDRNPGASLEEVRKGLGGNICRCGTYDGITQCAMELAKKGGA